The Coregonus clupeaformis isolate EN_2021a unplaced genomic scaffold, ASM2061545v1 scaf0266, whole genome shotgun sequence genome includes a region encoding these proteins:
- the LOC121573323 gene encoding FAS-associated death domain protein-like, with protein sequence MSAFNSVLLKISDELVGDQLEKMKFLCLKEIGKNRLEKITSGLELFTVLKERNKLGPDNTEFLVSLLTDIGRLDLADKITNSESQYAGSPNSLPNDEQAKLDIATKVIIDNLGRRWRAYGRKLSLPEAKLDHISQKHPNDLEEQVVELLKEWRKMHKAEAKTDTLIKALRSCDQNYTADLIQTELEQLKANGGQ encoded by the exons ATGAGCGCGTTTAACAGCGTTTTGCTGAAGATTTCAGATGAACTTGTTGGTGATCAATTGGAGAAAATGAAGTTCCTTTGTCTCAAAGAAATAGGAAAAAATCGTCTCGAGAAGATTACCAGTGGCCTTGAACTTTTCACGGTCCTAAAGGAAAGAAATAAACTAGGACCTGACAACACAGAATTTCTAGTTTCGCTTTTGACAGACATTGGTCGCCTAGATCTTGCGGACAAAATTACCAACAGTGAAAGTCAATATGCTGGGTCACCGAATTCTCTTCCTAACGATGAGCAAG CAAAACTTGACATTGCAACGAAAGTGATCATTGACAACCTTGGAAGGAGGTGGCGAGCATATGGCCGTAAACTTAGCTTGCCAGAGGCCAAACTGGACCATATCTCACAGAAGCACCCTAATGACCTGGAGGAGCAAGTGGTGGAGCTTTTGAAGGAATGGCGGAAAATGCACAAAGCTGAGGCCAAAACAGACACTTTGATAAAGGCCCTTCGCTCCTGTGATCAGAACTACACTGCTGATCTGATACAGACAGAACTTGAACAACTTAAAGCCAATGGTGGACAGTGA
- the LOC121573322 gene encoding low choriolytic enzyme: MFVFKFTVGLLALMLVSSAWAEELTEFEENVVEEDTSAELSVGELLTRANRDLTPEADEPTLMGDIAMPSEKNADPCTATWCLWQKYSDGRIWVPYVIANHFSSREIAIIQRGLDSFAETTCIRFFQRQNERDYLSIESRSGCYSYVGRQGNAQTVSLARQGCLYHSTVQHELLHALGFNHEQTRSDRDNHIHVYWENIIDDMKYNFDKIATLNQGTPYDYNSVMQYERYAFSKNNRPTMEPIPNNNVSFGEATQMSKNDIDRLNRLYGC, encoded by the exons ATGTTTGTGTTCAAGTTCACTGTGGGTCTCCTGGCCCTGATGCTGGTGTCCTCTGCCTGGGCTGAGGAACTGACTGAG TTTGAAG AGAATGTTGTGGAAGAAGACACCTCTGCTGAGCTCTCTGTTGGTGAGCTGCTGACCAGAGCCAACAGGGACCTCA CACCCGAGGCCGATGAGCCTACTCTGATGGGTGACATTGCCATGCCCTCTGAGAAGAATGCTGACCCCTGCACCGCCACCTGGTGTCTGTGGCAAAAGTACAGTGATGGAAGAATCTGGGTGCCCTATGTTATTGCCAACCACTTCT CATCTCGTGAGATAGCCATCATCCAGCGTGGTCTTGACTCCTTCGCCGAAACTACCTGCATCCGCTTCTTCCAGCGCCAGAATGAGAGGGACTATCTCAGCATTGAGTCTCGCAGCGG GTGCTACTCTTATGTTGGCCGTCAGGGTAATGCCCAGACTGTGTCTCTGGCCCGTCAGGGCTGCCTGTACCACAGCACCGTCCAGCATGAGCTCCTCCACGCCCTGGGCTTTAACCACGAGCAGACCCGCAGCGACCGTGACAACCACATCCATGTCTACTGGGAGAACATCATTGATG ACATGAAGTACAACTTCGACAAGATCGCCACCCTGAACCAAGGAACTCCCTATGACTACAACTCTGTCATGCAGTATGAGAG GTATGCCTTCTCCAAAAACAACCGCCCCACCATGGAGCCCATCCCCAACAACAATGTGTCTTTCGGCGAAGCCACTCAGATGAGCAAGAACGACATCGACAGGCTGAACAGGCTGTATGGCTGCT AA